In a single window of the Paenibacillus sp. MMS20-IR301 genome:
- a CDS encoding extracellular solute-binding protein, giving the protein MKKTKAVTTLAALTLMAGLFAGCSSNNNADNATATNAGNTGTGTEATAAPEGDAAKDIKGEITVITQRTDIVDTVFKDYAAKFNEKYPDVKVNFEALSNYEDQIKIRMGTNDYGDVLLLPTSVAIKDLPDFFEPLGKMSDLEQQYTGLEERTVDGTSYGIPITVNFSGVIYNKQVFKDAGITEVPRTFEQFQTALQNIKDKTDAVPLYTNYAAGWTLTQWEADLATVAGDRDYVNIAQIASDDNFVQGQPHYDLYKVMYDAAKNGLIEEDPTTTDWESSKADLANGKIGTMMLGSWAIGQIKGLATNPDDVGFMPFPTNASTILVPLSDDYNLGISLHSKNKEAARAWVDWFINESGYPTTEGGGMSPVKGAELPEILKQFDGTDVTFDTLAPAKAGEEGLVDAIDKEAEIGLWQPDFKKVIIEAAIGNRKESYDDIMKDLNDKWKEARAKVMAAK; this is encoded by the coding sequence ATGAAAAAGACCAAAGCAGTTACAACGCTGGCAGCACTGACCCTGATGGCGGGCTTATTCGCGGGCTGTTCATCCAATAACAACGCGGATAATGCAACAGCAACCAATGCAGGCAATACAGGAACAGGTACGGAGGCTACAGCCGCTCCTGAGGGCGATGCTGCCAAGGATATCAAAGGTGAAATCACGGTAATCACACAGCGCACGGATATCGTTGATACCGTATTCAAGGATTATGCAGCGAAGTTCAATGAGAAGTATCCTGATGTCAAAGTGAATTTTGAAGCCCTGTCGAACTATGAGGATCAGATTAAAATCCGTATGGGCACCAATGATTACGGCGACGTATTGCTGCTTCCTACAAGTGTTGCGATCAAGGATCTGCCGGACTTTTTTGAGCCGCTGGGCAAAATGTCCGATCTGGAGCAGCAGTATACCGGTCTAGAGGAACGCACTGTAGACGGGACTTCCTATGGTATTCCAATCACGGTTAACTTCTCCGGTGTGATCTACAACAAGCAGGTATTCAAGGATGCAGGGATTACAGAGGTTCCAAGAACCTTCGAGCAATTCCAGACTGCCTTGCAGAATATTAAGGACAAGACTGATGCAGTTCCGCTGTACACCAACTATGCAGCAGGCTGGACGCTGACGCAATGGGAAGCTGATCTGGCAACGGTTGCCGGCGACCGTGATTATGTGAATATTGCGCAGATTGCTTCGGACGATAACTTTGTCCAGGGACAGCCGCATTATGACTTGTACAAAGTAATGTACGATGCAGCGAAGAACGGCTTGATTGAAGAAGATCCTACAACCACCGACTGGGAATCTTCCAAAGCTGACCTTGCTAACGGCAAAATCGGTACGATGATGCTCGGCTCCTGGGCGATCGGCCAGATCAAGGGCCTGGCAACTAATCCTGATGATGTCGGCTTCATGCCTTTCCCTACCAATGCGAGCACAATCCTCGTGCCTTTGTCCGATGATTATAACCTGGGCATCAGCCTGCACAGCAAAAACAAAGAAGCGGCAAGAGCATGGGTGGACTGGTTCATCAACGAATCCGGCTATCCGACCACTGAAGGCGGCGGTATGAGCCCGGTTAAAGGCGCTGAGCTTCCGGAAATTCTGAAGCAATTCGACGGTACGGATGTTACCTTCGATACTCTGGCACCTGCCAAAGCCGGTGAAGAGGGCCTGGTGGACGCGATTGATAAAGAGGCGGAAATCGGACTCTGGCAGCCTGACTTTAAGAAAGTGATTATCGAAGCTGCAATCGGCAACCGCAAAGAGTCCTATGATGACATCATGAAGGACCTGAACGACAAATGGAAAGAAGCCAGAGCTAAGGTAATGGCCGCCAAGTAA
- a CDS encoding response regulator, which yields MIRIMIADDEEVIRRGLEKITSRMGFEVEVIGSHGNGLEAWNHLSAITADQIDLLITDIKMPRMDGFKLIEEARGKLKELPIAVLSGFSDFDYARRAIRFGVMDYLLKPIEKSQLYELLKRVNDNKQLKPAEPEQPAVQAPEGGEHYVVEQTKAILEKEYGHNFELERLAETVGMNASYISRLFKYKTGQTITDYLIGIRIAKAKELLTGQPDLKNYEIAELVGYSDPVYFNKLFKKICGMTPKEYKSGCRTPKC from the coding sequence TTGATCAGAATAATGATAGCGGATGATGAGGAAGTTATCCGCCGCGGGCTTGAGAAAATAACCTCCAGAATGGGTTTTGAGGTAGAGGTCATCGGTTCGCACGGTAACGGGCTTGAGGCCTGGAATCATCTTTCTGCAATAACCGCAGATCAAATCGATCTGCTGATTACGGATATCAAGATGCCGAGAATGGACGGCTTCAAGCTGATAGAGGAAGCAAGAGGCAAGCTGAAGGAGCTGCCGATTGCTGTGCTGAGCGGTTTCAGTGATTTCGATTACGCCCGGCGGGCAATACGTTTCGGTGTTATGGATTATCTGCTCAAGCCGATTGAGAAATCCCAGTTATATGAACTGCTGAAGCGGGTCAACGATAACAAGCAGCTAAAGCCTGCAGAACCGGAGCAGCCTGCGGTGCAAGCTCCCGAAGGCGGCGAGCATTATGTGGTTGAGCAGACCAAAGCCATTCTGGAGAAGGAATACGGGCATAACTTTGAGCTGGAGCGCCTGGCGGAGACGGTCGGGATGAATGCCAGCTATATCAGCCGCCTGTTCAAGTACAAGACCGGGCAAACCATTACTGATTATCTGATCGGCATACGGATTGCCAAGGCCAAGGAATTGCTGACCGGACAGCCTGATCTCAAAAATTATGAAATTGCCGAGCTAGTCGGCTACAGCGACCCCGTGTACTTTAATAAGCTGTTTAAGAAAATATGCGGTATGACTCCGAAGGAATATAAAAGCGGCTGCAGAACGCCTAAATGCTGA
- a CDS encoding glycoside hydrolase family 113, whose product MSLLNEYVGGVTWGFMGKRGTWAAASAGTSMELMKSVTGANWTAIAFSALQATPQSVEIPYWEQPTVTDEEVLLAIRKAKSLQMKVCLKPIVNCADGTWRAHINFFDKDVPCEPKWSQWFRSYTAFILHYAEIAEASGCEMFCIGCELVQADRREAEWRTLIAEVRKVYTGVITYNCDKYQEDNVGWWDALDVISSSGYYPEQDWEAQLDRIEAVVKAYGKPFFFMEAGCPSRTGSAAIPNDWTLQGSPDEEEQSRFYRAMFGACERRDWVQGFMLWDWPAQLYPLEEAAANDDYCMYGKASAAIIKDYFTARISSPA is encoded by the coding sequence ATGTCACTGCTGAATGAATATGTCGGAGGCGTAACCTGGGGCTTCATGGGCAAGCGCGGAACATGGGCGGCCGCATCGGCCGGGACGTCAATGGAGCTTATGAAATCGGTTACCGGAGCGAACTGGACAGCAATCGCCTTCAGCGCCCTCCAGGCTACCCCTCAATCTGTTGAAATTCCATACTGGGAGCAGCCGACCGTTACTGATGAAGAAGTGCTCCTGGCCATCCGCAAGGCCAAGTCTCTTCAGATGAAGGTCTGCCTCAAGCCGATTGTCAATTGCGCTGACGGCACCTGGCGGGCCCACATCAATTTTTTCGACAAGGATGTTCCCTGTGAGCCCAAGTGGTCCCAGTGGTTCCGCTCTTATACAGCATTTATTCTGCATTATGCTGAAATCGCCGAGGCCAGCGGCTGCGAGATGTTCTGCATCGGCTGCGAGCTGGTTCAGGCAGACCGGCGTGAAGCAGAGTGGCGGACATTAATCGCCGAAGTACGCAAGGTGTACACCGGCGTTATTACCTACAATTGTGATAAATACCAGGAGGATAATGTCGGCTGGTGGGATGCGCTTGATGTGATTTCCTCCAGCGGCTACTACCCTGAACAGGACTGGGAGGCGCAGCTTGACCGGATTGAAGCAGTAGTGAAGGCATACGGCAAGCCCTTCTTCTTCATGGAGGCCGGATGTCCCAGCCGGACCGGAAGTGCAGCAATCCCCAATGACTGGACGCTGCAGGGTTCTCCTGATGAGGAAGAGCAAAGCCGCTTCTACCGGGCCATGTTCGGTGCATGTGAACGCCGGGACTGGGTACAGGGCTTCATGCTCTGGGACTGGCCGGCACAGCTCTATCCGCTCGAAGAAGCAGCAGCTAACGACGACTACTGCATGTACGGCAAGGCTTCAGCAGCAATCATCAAGGATTATTTCACCGCCAGAATCAGCAGCCCGGCATGA
- a CDS encoding ABC transporter substrate-binding protein yields MRVRLTFSTVLLLLVLISAGCDVPGRQQVLPAVPSADNEAGLSGTILMLTNRIDLIENGTMKGYADQFKLKYPEANVEFEGLSNYATDIMVRLSTKDAGDVLLLPVNLPAKELSYFFEPLSAEMSAAERFTTFASFDGKRYGLSTGTTTSGIIYNKRVFEQAGITEVPRTLEDFYAVCAKLKRAGVIPLYMNYGAVWPLREWGNNMVNYMTGNPDYMNDMVHDNAPWQLENPWGRSLGIARTLITRGYVEDELFSNNWEISKTMLARGEAGMYLSGNWTIRQVLDAGAAPEDIGFFPFPYDNGEAHYAPLNPDWFIGISKFSKNKELSMAWVSFLLSETSYTAEGFLPAAGTSESAMEQYTEFLSYQPKLVEATVQTDAFIDMANRAKLSFATGDYIQELIAAPDLKQSFDGLNERWKEARGDKPASQQH; encoded by the coding sequence ATGAGAGTGCGCCTGACATTTTCTACAGTGCTTTTACTTCTGGTTCTGATATCAGCAGGGTGTGATGTTCCCGGCAGGCAGCAGGTGCTACCTGCAGTGCCTTCTGCAGACAATGAGGCAGGGCTGTCGGGTACGATCCTTATGCTGACGAACCGGATTGATTTAATAGAGAACGGTACAATGAAAGGCTACGCCGACCAGTTTAAACTGAAATATCCGGAAGCGAATGTCGAATTTGAAGGCTTATCCAATTATGCTACCGATATTATGGTGCGTTTATCGACCAAGGATGCCGGGGATGTACTGCTGCTGCCGGTCAATTTGCCGGCGAAGGAACTGAGCTATTTTTTTGAACCGCTGAGTGCAGAAATGTCTGCCGCAGAGAGGTTCACTACCTTTGCAAGCTTTGACGGTAAACGGTACGGGCTGTCTACAGGCACAACCACAAGCGGGATTATCTATAATAAAAGGGTATTCGAGCAGGCGGGGATTACCGAGGTTCCACGGACCCTGGAGGATTTCTATGCCGTTTGTGCCAAGCTGAAGCGTGCAGGCGTCATACCGCTGTATATGAACTATGGTGCCGTCTGGCCGCTGCGCGAGTGGGGCAATAATATGGTCAATTATATGACAGGCAATCCTGATTATATGAATGATATGGTTCATGACAATGCGCCTTGGCAGCTTGAAAATCCATGGGGGCGTTCGCTCGGGATAGCCCGTACGCTGATTACCCGGGGGTATGTGGAGGACGAGCTGTTCTCGAACAATTGGGAAATTTCAAAAACGATGCTGGCGAGAGGTGAAGCGGGTATGTACTTAAGCGGCAACTGGACGATCCGTCAGGTTCTGGATGCCGGTGCGGCACCGGAGGATATCGGGTTTTTCCCTTTTCCGTATGACAATGGAGAGGCACATTATGCGCCGCTGAATCCCGACTGGTTCATTGGCATCAGCAAATTCAGCAAGAACAAGGAGCTGTCGATGGCCTGGGTGAGCTTTCTGCTGAGCGAAACTTCATATACAGCGGAGGGATTTCTGCCTGCTGCCGGCACTTCAGAGTCTGCGATGGAGCAATATACTGAATTTCTGTCCTATCAGCCGAAGCTGGTTGAAGCGACGGTCCAGACAGATGCCTTTATCGATATGGCTAACCGCGCCAAGCTTTCCTTTGCCACGGGGGATTATATCCAGGAACTGATTGCCGCACCGGATCTGAAGCAATCCTTTGACGGGTTGAATGAGAGGTGGAAGGAAGCGCGCGGGGACAAGCCGGCCTCGCAGCAGCATTAA
- a CDS encoding sensor histidine kinase produces MMPQRKYNWWSFIGDMGMERKLLLVFLVIITLPLSMISIISFKSYSESIQANTVAYSEKLIDQMMDGIDDYIEDMKRISSMPAYVNDIKQNLMSSNRYYEQKRNIGKDADSAAVPPGDFDLLLSIQRGIEGNISFINNIKRGTNSVYIFDAYGNGYYSAKDGGVRLDLDQSYKFWSQQAKDSSGEALLFGTQAYTTNLQSTRYAYTVVRKIVDGLWNPIGLIAVEANISNMETQVAELDKVTRGKSVIADQDGMVIYDSEQKLLATDISQTPLFRSAQGAAGSFYDTMAGKERLNIYSSSAKTNWKVIISIPVDELTRDVKLTRNATLLATLIIIVLAFIISIVLSFALTKPLTQMIQLMKKVQNGDLDVKFRVKRRDEIGLLGHQFNRMLARIRQLIHDIYQIEEQKKAAELHALQSQINPHFIYNTLESIRMTAEINDDVEAADMISILGKLLRYSTSDLLSRTTMKQELIYVRNYVELLGCRYPGRFVLQMDVPEELDNYSIIKLVFQPIIENAAYHGLDDSKEHMHLSIRCEITEHKLLFHIRDDGCGMDQITLHKLNQDLKREAPPKKSINGGIGMKNVHQRVQLHYGAAYGIEVFSEPGKGTDVILSLPLPQAVQPVSQ; encoded by the coding sequence ATGATGCCGCAACGCAAATACAACTGGTGGTCCTTTATAGGGGATATGGGCATGGAACGCAAGCTGCTGCTTGTATTCCTGGTCATTATTACACTGCCGCTCTCAATGATCAGCATAATCAGCTTTAAGAGCTATTCCGAATCGATTCAAGCCAACACCGTTGCTTATTCCGAGAAGCTGATTGATCAAATGATGGACGGGATAGATGACTACATAGAAGATATGAAAAGGATCTCCTCCATGCCGGCTTATGTAAACGATATCAAGCAGAACCTGATGTCTTCCAACCGGTACTATGAACAGAAGAGGAATATAGGCAAGGATGCAGACTCCGCTGCGGTTCCGCCGGGAGACTTTGATCTGCTGCTCTCCATCCAGCGGGGCATTGAAGGCAATATATCCTTTATCAATAATATCAAGCGGGGAACCAACTCGGTTTATATCTTTGATGCTTACGGGAACGGTTATTATTCAGCTAAGGATGGCGGTGTACGGCTTGATCTGGATCAAAGCTATAAATTCTGGAGCCAGCAGGCCAAGGATTCCAGCGGTGAGGCCCTTCTGTTCGGCACTCAGGCCTACACCACCAATCTGCAGAGCACAAGGTATGCCTATACCGTTGTCCGCAAAATCGTCGACGGTCTCTGGAATCCGATCGGGCTGATCGCAGTAGAGGCTAACATCAGCAATATGGAGACCCAGGTAGCCGAGCTGGACAAGGTAACCCGCGGTAAATCGGTAATTGCGGACCAGGACGGAATGGTTATCTATGACAGTGAACAGAAGCTGCTGGCCACGGACATTTCACAGACTCCGCTGTTCCGGAGCGCTCAGGGAGCGGCCGGAAGCTTTTATGATACAATGGCGGGCAAGGAACGGCTGAATATTTACTCCAGCTCGGCCAAGACGAACTGGAAGGTGATTATATCCATTCCGGTGGATGAATTAACGCGTGATGTGAAGCTGACCCGCAATGCAACCCTGTTGGCCACTCTCATTATTATTGTGCTGGCGTTCATTATCTCCATCGTGTTATCCTTCGCGCTGACCAAACCGCTTACCCAAATGATCCAATTGATGAAAAAGGTGCAGAACGGGGATCTGGATGTTAAATTCCGTGTGAAACGCCGCGATGAGATCGGACTGCTCGGCCACCAGTTTAACCGGATGCTGGCCCGGATCAGGCAGCTGATTCATGATATCTACCAGATCGAGGAGCAGAAGAAGGCGGCGGAGCTGCATGCGCTGCAGAGCCAGATTAATCCGCACTTCATCTATAACACACTGGAGTCCATCAGAATGACTGCGGAGATTAACGATGATGTTGAGGCAGCGGATATGATCTCTATTCTTGGCAAGCTGCTGCGCTACAGTACAAGTGATCTTCTGAGCAGAACGACGATGAAGCAGGAGCTTATATATGTCCGCAACTATGTAGAGCTGCTCGGCTGCCGGTATCCCGGGCGGTTTGTACTGCAGATGGATGTGCCCGAGGAGCTGGATAATTATTCGATTATTAAGCTGGTGTTCCAGCCGATTATTGAGAATGCCGCTTATCATGGGCTGGACGACAGCAAAGAGCATATGCATCTCAGCATCAGGTGTGAGATCACCGAGCATAAACTGCTGTTTCATATCCGGGATGACGGCTGCGGGATGGATCAGATTACTCTGCATAAGCTGAATCAAGATTTGAAGCGGGAAGCTCCTCCGAAGAAGAGCATCAACGGGGGGATCGGGATGAAGAATGTACACCAGCGGGTGCAGCTGCACTACGGGGCGGCTTATGGCATTGAGGTGTTCAGTGAGCCGGGGAAGGGGACGGATGTCATTCTGTCGCTGCCGCTCCCCCAGGCGGTACAGCCGGTATCACAGTAA
- a CDS encoding glycosyl hydrolase: protein MKKIRKFMVSALTAVMLLSAVNPALAETAAPPGEQAHEVKLSFTDAAGHWAASGIAKWTANGVISGYGDGSFLPDQSITRAEFVTVINKLLGLSVQADSNFTDVPASAWYSGQLAIARHAGYYLGFPGNRALADTAVTREDASTLLARIFAISGNQAPAAAVTFTDSAEISSYAAEAVSALSGAITGYSDGSFKPKGSITRAETVTLIDRIVSAYFSGSGEQTGGTVGGNAVIPHAGTVLKNTVIGGNLYLTAGIGDGEAALDTVTVKGKTFIAGGGEHSVTLRDAALNEVEVSRKEGLVRLLASGSTRISSIIINSDTKLELTDGAVIDSVSLNMPAELNVPAGGMIMNLVINEAAKGTKITGSGDIGTLIVKATGVTLNGKTLAAGTYTVSSGTTAAPSPSPSASATASPAPVYGGPEATAAPAATGPAATPAATAAPTAAPTPVPTPAAAEIKLADSQATAATRSLFAYLESIRGEEIIFGHQHDTTEGLSITAKDGTESDVKNAVGDLPGMFGWDTLSLEGKEKPGVSLEAIKQNRDNLIGVMKKAYEQGGVLALSAHMPNFVTGGSFNDTKGKVVPQILPGGDKHAAYNQFLDMIADFANNLKDDSGKPIPVIFRPFHEQNGAWFWWGAPYRTKDQYIELYRYTVEYLRDVKGVHNFLYAYSPNSSFNNSEAAYLETYPGDEYVDILGFDDYYDGNAEGWFSGAMQDAKLVSRLADAKGKVAAVTEFGYSNLRPEGTKDLEFFTKLLDALKSDPGSATMAYMLTWANFGTDNFFVPYKNGKNGLGDHALLPDFVKYYEDPYSSFLGEIKDDAAYSLQVEAAQKDAFLHIATPVNNEVVLTEGTAIIRARVTDQDIERVVYLAGEDAAEHELTLDSNGFYYTAAWKPEAALSGLGTTLTVKSYAKDGSVLSHAVQVYVSDTLPNVNTLVVDTFEDYKGNNELLDNAYSPGGDLSRISLDAEHKNSGQYGLKFDYNVDTQGYTGQSKNIDNADWSEANQLKFWYQPDGSGQKLVIQIKMSGISFEAYPSLAGTAAGEISLPFSEFKPAPWDTANAGRVITRQFLKDVQTFSIYVNKNEGTAGSSGTLYFDDIEAFNDGTGGVPNGGSGSDSSAAEEGLLYGFEQDEEGWAVESNHADAAAAAVTAEQFAEGGKALGTVFSLEGSDFELTKYVSLDLSAVDLLSAKVKLSAGTAKARIYIKTGSGWAWADSGLSDVDSAGFTTLSLQLSGIADLSQVKAIGIKFEGFTGTGSASAYLDEVRLVNQ, encoded by the coding sequence ATGAAAAAGATCCGAAAATTCATGGTTTCAGCCCTGACTGCAGTTATGCTGCTGTCGGCCGTCAATCCGGCACTCGCGGAGACAGCAGCACCGCCAGGGGAGCAGGCACATGAGGTGAAATTGTCCTTTACGGATGCCGCCGGCCACTGGGCAGCTTCCGGCATAGCCAAATGGACGGCAAACGGTGTTATCAGCGGTTACGGGGACGGGAGCTTCCTTCCGGATCAGAGTATTACCCGGGCAGAATTCGTAACCGTCATCAATAAGCTGCTCGGCCTGTCTGTCCAGGCGGACAGCAACTTCACTGATGTTCCGGCTTCAGCCTGGTACAGCGGCCAGCTGGCTATCGCCAGGCATGCCGGATATTATCTGGGCTTCCCGGGCAACCGTGCACTCGCTGATACGGCTGTTACCCGGGAGGATGCGTCGACACTGCTGGCCCGGATTTTCGCAATCAGCGGCAATCAGGCTCCGGCGGCCGCTGTTACCTTCACGGATTCAGCTGAGATCAGCAGCTACGCCGCAGAAGCGGTGTCTGCACTTTCCGGAGCCATCACCGGTTATAGCGACGGAAGCTTTAAGCCGAAAGGCAGCATCACGCGTGCAGAGACGGTAACATTAATTGACCGGATTGTAAGCGCTTATTTCTCGGGCTCGGGTGAACAGACTGGCGGAACCGTAGGCGGCAATGCAGTTATTCCCCATGCCGGGACTGTACTGAAGAATACTGTGATCGGCGGCAATCTGTATTTGACCGCAGGGATCGGGGACGGTGAAGCGGCGCTGGATACTGTAACCGTCAAAGGGAAGACATTCATTGCCGGCGGGGGAGAACATTCCGTTACCCTGAGGGATGCGGCGCTGAATGAGGTGGAAGTTTCGCGGAAGGAAGGGCTGGTCCGGCTGCTTGCTTCCGGCTCCACCCGGATTTCCTCCATTATTATCAATAGTGATACCAAGCTGGAGCTGACAGACGGGGCTGTGATTGACAGCGTATCACTAAATATGCCGGCTGAGTTGAATGTCCCCGCAGGCGGGATGATCATGAATCTGGTTATTAACGAAGCCGCAAAAGGGACAAAGATCACCGGCAGCGGTGATATCGGCACTCTCATCGTTAAGGCAACGGGCGTTACATTAAACGGCAAGACGCTGGCGGCCGGCACCTATACGGTAAGCAGCGGTACTACAGCCGCTCCGTCACCTTCACCTTCAGCTTCCGCAACGGCTTCACCGGCTCCGGTGTACGGCGGCCCGGAAGCCACGGCTGCACCAGCCGCAACCGGACCCGCAGCGACTCCGGCGGCCACAGCCGCACCGACAGCTGCCCCTACGCCTGTTCCTACGCCTGCGGCGGCGGAAATCAAGCTGGCGGATTCTCAGGCGACAGCAGCTACCCGCTCGCTGTTCGCTTATCTGGAGAGTATCCGGGGCGAGGAGATCATCTTCGGGCATCAGCATGATACGACGGAAGGGCTGTCAATTACAGCCAAGGATGGTACAGAATCCGACGTCAAGAATGCAGTGGGCGACCTGCCCGGCATGTTTGGATGGGATACACTGAGCCTGGAGGGAAAGGAAAAGCCGGGTGTCAGCCTGGAGGCTATTAAGCAGAACCGCGACAATCTGATCGGAGTCATGAAGAAAGCGTATGAGCAGGGCGGCGTGCTGGCCTTGAGTGCGCATATGCCGAACTTCGTCACCGGCGGCAGCTTCAACGATACCAAGGGCAAGGTGGTTCCGCAGATTCTTCCCGGCGGTGACAAGCATGCGGCATACAATCAGTTCCTGGACATGATCGCAGATTTCGCGAATAACCTGAAGGATGATTCCGGCAAGCCGATCCCGGTTATCTTCCGTCCGTTCCATGAGCAGAATGGGGCCTGGTTCTGGTGGGGCGCGCCTTACCGGACCAAGGATCAATATATTGAGCTGTACCGCTACACGGTGGAATATTTGCGTGATGTGAAGGGTGTCCACAACTTCCTTTATGCGTATTCCCCGAACAGCTCGTTCAATAATTCGGAAGCCGCTTACCTGGAGACCTATCCGGGTGATGAGTATGTTGATATTCTTGGTTTTGACGACTACTATGACGGCAATGCGGAAGGCTGGTTCAGCGGTGCGATGCAGGATGCCAAACTTGTGTCAAGGCTCGCTGATGCCAAGGGTAAGGTTGCAGCAGTAACAGAATTCGGTTACTCCAATCTGCGTCCTGAGGGTACAAAAGATTTGGAGTTTTTCACTAAGCTCCTGGATGCGCTGAAATCCGATCCGGGTTCTGCCACAATGGCTTATATGCTGACCTGGGCCAACTTCGGTACGGACAACTTCTTCGTCCCGTACAAGAATGGTAAGAACGGACTTGGCGATCACGCCCTGCTGCCCGACTTTGTAAAATATTATGAGGATCCTTATTCCTCTTTCCTTGGCGAGATCAAGGATGATGCCGCGTATTCGCTCCAAGTTGAAGCGGCTCAGAAAGATGCGTTTCTGCATATCGCTACGCCGGTGAACAATGAAGTTGTGCTTACCGAAGGCACCGCGATCATCCGGGCACGGGTGACAGATCAGGATATTGAAAGAGTCGTCTATCTTGCCGGAGAGGATGCCGCCGAGCATGAGCTGACTCTGGATAGTAATGGTTTCTACTACACAGCAGCCTGGAAGCCTGAAGCAGCTCTGTCCGGACTAGGCACTACGCTTACAGTTAAATCATATGCGAAGGACGGAAGCGTCCTGAGCCATGCGGTTCAGGTGTATGTCAGTGACACGCTGCCGAATGTAAATACACTAGTCGTTGATACTTTCGAGGATTACAAAGGCAACAATGAGCTGCTCGACAATGCTTATAGCCCCGGGGGAGACCTAAGCAGGATTTCCCTGGATGCGGAGCACAAGAACAGCGGCCAGTATGGCCTGAAATTCGATTACAATGTGGATACCCAAGGCTATACAGGCCAATCGAAGAATATCGACAATGCTGACTGGTCTGAAGCGAATCAGCTGAAGTTCTGGTATCAGCCGGACGGCAGCGGACAGAAGCTGGTAATCCAGATCAAGATGAGCGGCATCTCTTTTGAGGCTTATCCGTCTCTGGCCGGAACAGCAGCAGGTGAGATTTCACTTCCGTTCAGCGAGTTTAAGCCTGCGCCTTGGGATACCGCTAATGCAGGACGCGTGATTACCAGGCAGTTCCTGAAGGATGTTCAGACCTTCTCCATTTATGTTAACAAGAATGAAGGCACGGCCGGCAGCTCCGGCACGCTGTACTTTGATGACATTGAAGCATTCAATGATGGAACAGGCGGAGTGCCTAACGGCGGCTCCGGTTCAGACAGCTCAGCCGCGGAGGAAGGTCTGCTGTACGGATTTGAGCAGGACGAAGAAGGCTGGGCGGTAGAGTCGAACCATGCGGATGCAGCGGCGGCAGCCGTTACGGCAGAACAGTTCGCGGAGGGCGGCAAGGCGCTCGGGACAGTCTTTTCACTGGAAGGAAGCGACTTCGAGCTGACCAAGTACGTGTCGCTTGACCTGAGTGCCGTAGATCTGCTGAGCGCGAAGGTTAAGCTCTCTGCCGGAACGGCAAAGGCCCGCATCTATATTAAGACAGGCTCAGGCTGGGCATGGGCCGACAGCGGGCTGTCAGATGTGGATTCTGCGGGCTTCACAACGCTGTCCCTGCAGTTATCAGGTATTGCTGACCTGAGCCAGGTTAAGGCGATCGGCATCAAGTTCGAAGGCTTCACCGGTACAGGCAGCGCTTCGGCCTATTTGGACGAGGTAAGGCTTGTAAATCAATAG